One genomic window of Clostridium taeniosporum includes the following:
- a CDS encoding peptidase U32 family protein, with the protein MRKPEILAPAGNLEKLKIAIDFGADAVYLGGGKLNLRAFSNNFTNEEMAEGIKYCHDRGKKVYVTLNVFARNPDLKGAGEYIKSLYELGVDAIIVADPSLIAIAKEVAPDFEIHLSTQANTVNWVATKFWYDLGVKRVVLARELTFNEIKTITSNIPEDCDIEAFVHGSMCISYSGRCLISNYMLGRDANKGVCSNACRYKYYLMEETRPGEYYPVIEDEDGTYIMNSKDLCMIKYIPELVQSGIYSFKIEGRMKSEFYVASVVKAYREALDSYYEDPQNYEFKEEWMDTLNKISHRKYHTGFFLGRMGEQNYDESSYVRDYDIVGMVKDYNPETKTATILQKNRVFENDEVEVLRPHTPYFKVKLLDMFDAEKNVKTNVANRAHMTFTVKVDEPLQKNDMLVKSNKVLSL; encoded by the coding sequence ATGAGAAAACCAGAAATTTTAGCACCAGCTGGAAATTTAGAAAAATTAAAAATTGCAATAGATTTTGGTGCTGATGCTGTATATTTAGGTGGAGGAAAACTTAATTTAAGAGCATTTTCAAATAACTTTACTAATGAAGAAATGGCAGAGGGAATAAAATACTGCCACGATAGAGGTAAAAAAGTATATGTAACATTAAATGTTTTTGCAAGAAATCCTGATCTTAAAGGTGCTGGAGAATATATTAAAAGTTTATATGAATTAGGTGTTGATGCAATTATTGTAGCAGATCCTTCATTGATTGCTATAGCAAAAGAAGTAGCACCAGATTTTGAAATACATTTAAGTACTCAAGCTAATACTGTTAATTGGGTAGCAACTAAATTTTGGTATGATTTAGGAGTAAAAAGAGTTGTATTAGCAAGAGAATTAACTTTTAATGAGATAAAAACAATAACATCTAATATTCCAGAAGATTGTGATATAGAAGCTTTTGTTCACGGTTCAATGTGTATATCTTATTCAGGAAGATGTTTAATATCTAATTATATGCTTGGAAGAGATGCTAATAAAGGTGTATGTTCAAATGCATGTAGATACAAGTATTATCTTATGGAAGAAACAAGACCAGGAGAGTATTATCCAGTAATTGAAGATGAAGATGGTACATATATAATGAATTCTAAGGATTTATGTATGATTAAATATATACCTGAACTTGTACAAAGTGGAATATATTCATTTAAAATAGAAGGTAGAATGAAGAGCGAATTTTATGTGGCATCTGTTGTGAAAGCTTATAGAGAAGCTTTAGATAGTTACTATGAGGATCCACAAAACTACGAATTCAAAGAAGAATGGATGGATACATTAAATAAAATAAGTCATAGAAAATACCATACTGGTTTCTTTTTAGGTAGAATGGGTGAACAAAATTATGATGAATCATCTTATGTAAGAGATTATGACATTGTAGGTATGGTTAAAGATTATAATCCAGAAACTAAGACAGCTACAATACTTCAAAAAAATAGAGTTTTTGAAAATGATGAAGTAGAAGTACTAAGACCGCATACTCCATATTTTAAAGTTAAACTTTTAGATATGTTTGATGCAGAGAAAAATGTAAAAACTAATGTTGCTAATAGAGCGCATATGACATTTACGGTTAAAGTAGATGAACCGTTACAAAAGAACGATATGTTAGTAAAATCTAATAAAGTACTATCATTATAA
- a CDS encoding peptidoglycan D,D-transpeptidase FtsI family protein translates to MAFFITLIIVLTMRLYVLQVHPSEKVQVSYQNHQMENISDIKYMILDTNGKDLMKYDKKYILVIDIKPFSLNNYEETLEDLMALNFIMKSEKPEFNYSEIMKSQGKIYYNISEETYNKINKLKNIKGIYTYVSDKVDTKKAWSVSSFLSDILDENQIEGSLQYELKEYLKNNDLPKKNFYLNDKSVYAKQSVNINKDNKNLKLTIDKDIEDKIRSVLEKDEYKYLKNVGVSILESDTGKIRALVQKDESAANINLGIQEIGYEPGSIYKIITLASALEMGLVNVNDIFTCNSNICRVNHGTLTVRNALVKSCNDIFGKIGSLVGYDKLMEYSKKQGLYSRVLNLEGENKNETSGIQPKEEAGMNNISIGQCMNVSPIQMLGAVNTIVNNGVYVKPYLVESILDKDDNAVKEFKSDRKKIYSEITSRLVKDAMKEVVLKGTGIKAYIPNFNIGGKTGSATSSDGNTHGWFVGYFNFNNKTYTMLVFVPNIESQNLGTDVELGGGDTAAPIFRDIVKTLNNK, encoded by the coding sequence ATGGCTTTTTTTATTACACTAATAATAGTTTTAACTATGAGATTATATGTTCTACAGGTACATCCGTCAGAAAAAGTACAGGTATCTTATCAAAATCATCAGATGGAAAATATAAGTGATATAAAATATATGATTTTAGATACTAATGGAAAAGATTTGATGAAGTATGATAAAAAATATATTTTAGTTATAGATATTAAACCTTTTAGTTTAAATAATTATGAAGAAACATTAGAAGACTTAATGGCATTGAATTTTATAATGAAATCTGAAAAACCAGAGTTTAATTACTCTGAAATAATGAAATCTCAAGGAAAAATTTATTATAATATTTCCGAGGAAACATATAACAAGATAAATAAACTTAAAAATATAAAGGGAATATATACATATGTTTCTGACAAAGTAGACACTAAAAAAGCTTGGAGTGTTAGTAGTTTTTTATCTGATATTTTAGATGAAAATCAAATAGAAGGATCTTTACAATATGAGTTAAAAGAATATTTAAAAAATAATGATTTACCTAAAAAGAATTTTTATTTAAATGATAAATCTGTATATGCTAAACAAAGTGTAAATATAAATAAAGATAATAAAAATTTAAAATTGACTATTGATAAAGATATAGAAGATAAAATAAGAAGTGTTCTTGAAAAAGATGAATATAAATATTTGAAAAATGTTGGGGTAAGTATTTTAGAAAGTGATACTGGAAAAATAAGAGCTTTGGTACAAAAAGATGAAAGTGCAGCTAATATAAATTTGGGTATACAAGAAATAGGCTATGAACCTGGTTCAATATATAAAATAATTACATTGGCTTCAGCTCTAGAAATGGGATTAGTTAATGTAAATGATATATTTACATGCAATAGTAATATATGCAGGGTTAATCATGGAACTTTAACAGTGAGAAACGCATTGGTTAAATCATGTAATGATATATTTGGAAAAATAGGTTCTTTAGTTGGATATGATAAATTAATGGAATATTCTAAAAAACAAGGGTTATATAGTAGGGTGTTAAATTTAGAAGGTGAAAACAAAAACGAAACATCAGGAATACAGCCCAAAGAGGAAGCGGGAATGAATAATATATCAATAGGACAATGTATGAATGTTTCGCCAATTCAAATGTTAGGAGCTGTTAATACTATAGTTAATAATGGGGTTTATGTAAAGCCTTATTTAGTAGAAAGTATTTTGGATAAAGATGATAACGCAGTAAAAGAGTTTAAAAGTGATAGAAAAAAAATCTATAGTGAAATAACATCTAGATTAGTAAAAGATGCAATGAAAGAAGTAGTTTTAAAGGGTACTGGAATAAAGGCGTATATACCAAATTTCAATATAGGAGGAAAAACAGGATCAGCCACTTCTAGCGATGGAAATACTCATGGATGGTTTGTAGGATATTTTAATTTCAATAATAAGACATATACTATGCTAGTCTTTGTACCTAACATAGAGTCTCAAAATTTGGGGACTGATGTAGAGCTTGGAGGAGGAGATACAGCTGCACCTATATTTAGAGATATAGTAAAAACTTTAAATAATAAATAA